The genomic region AGTTGTTTGGATGTAAATTGTTTGGATGAAACAGATGTTTGGTCAGATCGAAGTTAATTAACATCAACCTTTCATCACTATTACGGCGGATAATACTTTCTAAGTTTATATTTCCGTGAACGATCTGGCGCTTGTGGATGAAATAAAGTAACGGCAATATTTGACCTAAGACATCCCAAATTTGTTGCTCGCTAAATGTTCCTTGCTGAACTAATTCCTGTCTTAAGGTTTGCCCCGAAATTGCTGGTTGAACTAAATAAAAATAATTTCCTTGGGTAAAATAAGCCGACAGAGTAGGAATCCGATCGTTTTCACCGATTTGTGCTAATTTCTTCGCTAGAGAGTGAAAAATATTCGAGACGAGATGGTAGTTATTAGCTCTAGGCAACGTCAATTGTTGTACCACGTAAGATTCTCGTGCATCTCGATCTTGAGCGAGAAATATTTGACTCAAGCCACCACCAGCTAGGGGGTAAACTGGACGGAAGCGATCGCCCAAACTCGGAACGAGCTTTGTGCCACAACTGAAGCAATATTCCCGATCGTCAGGGTTAACTGGATTTTGGCAGTTGGGATTGAGGCAGCAGAGCATAACTTCAGCACCTACTAGCCGTTTCGGAACATCATAAACAAGTTAAAAGTCAAAAGTCAAAAGTTAAAAGTCAAAAGTCAAAAGTCAAAAGTCAAAACTTTTTTCTTATCCCTTACCACACACCAATCTTCACAATGCTCGATGACCAAATTCAGATCGGAATAGTAGGTACTGGCTATGCAGCGAAGTTAAGAGCAGAATCTTTTGGACAAGACGAGCGATCGCGTGTCGTTGCAATTACTGGGCATACTCCTGAAAAGACAGCAACCTTTAGTCAGACGTATCAAGCTCAAGCGGTTGATTCTTGGCAACAGTTAGTAGCACGGGAAGATATCGATCTCGTTGTTATTTGTACGATTAACTCAGATCATGGAGCAATCGCCAAAGCTGCTTTACAGAACCACAAGCACGTCGTTGTAGAATATCCTTTGGCTTTGGATGTAGCGGAAGCAGAGGAAATTATTGCTCTAGCTAAAACTCAAAATCGGTTATTGCACGTCGAACATATTGAGTTACTCGGTGGCTTACACCAAGCCTTAAAACAGTATTTACCACAAGTTGGTAGCCCGTTCTACGCCCGTTACAGCACGATGAATCCCCAACGCCCCGCGCCTCGACGTTGGACTTACAATCAAGAGATGTTTGGCTTTCCTCTATGTGGAGCGCTATCGAGAATCCATCGCCTTACAGATTTATTCGGTACGGTTGAGACTATCAGTTGTCAAAATCGTTATTGGGGTACAGATCCCGAGTCATTTTTTCAAGTGTGTTTGTGTACGGCACAAATTCGATTTACTAGCGGAGCGATTGCCGAAGTTAGTTATGGTAAAGGGGAAACTTTGTGGCAAAACGAGCGCAAATTTGAGGTTCACGCTGACCGAGGTGGTTTGATTTTTGATAAGGATGATGGTGTTTTAATTCAAGCAGAGGAAACAACAAAAATTGACATTGGTTCTCGACGTGGATTATTTGCTAAAGATACAGGTATGGTATTAGATCGTTTACATACGGGTGCGCCTTTGTACGTGTCTCCAACTGAAAGTTTGTATGCTCTGAAAGTTGCAGATGCAGCGCGGCGATCGGCTCAGACGAAGGAGACGATTGCGATGTAGGAGTGGTTTTGCTAAAAATGATGTCACGCAAAGGCGCAGAGGCGCAAAGAAGATCGCTAAAGGTTTTTGCGGGAGATTCTAAAGATTTAATTAAGGAATTGATGGAAAAGCGATCGCTGATTTAATGCTGTTGTATCTGATGGGAGTCTTTGAAAGTGACAGCAATGCGATCGCTGCTACAAGTTTTTCAAAGTCGCAAAATGGCGGCTTTGCTACTGCTGGGTTTTGCTTCGGGTTTGCCTTTGTTTTTAACGAGTCGAACTTTGCAAATCTGGATGAAGGAGTCAAATATCGATTTGGGGGTTATTGGCTGGTTCAGCTTGGTGGCTTTACCCTATTCTTTGAAGTTTTTGTGGTCGCCTGTTTTGGATCGGTTTGTTCCTCCGTTTTTGGGGCGCAGGCGGGGGTGGTTGGCGATAACTCAAGTTGGGTTAATTGTAGCGATCGCTGCTTTGGCATTGCAACAACCTACCCAAGATGTACGAGGATTAAATTTATTGGCAATTACTGCTTTAATTGTTTCTTTTTTCAGTGCAACTCAAGATATCGTCGGCGATGCTTATCGGACTGATGTATTGAAGCCACAAGAATTAGAAACTGGTGCATCTGTTTGGGTACTTGGCTATCGTATGGCGTTGTTAGTCACGAGTTTTTTAGCTTTAGTTTTAGCCGATTATTTACCTTGGCAAATTGTGTATTTGTTAATGGCTGCTTTGATGGGAGTCGGACTATTTACAACTTTTTGGTCGCCCCAACCAGAAAACGATATTTTAGAGGAGCGATCGCCTCCTACGGTTAAAGATATAGTTTTCTTAATTGGAGGAGGCTTATTAATTTCAGGACTACTTTTAGCAGTAGGGACGGGTTATCTACCTTTGCCAATCTTCTATTGGATAGTTGCAGCCCTGATTGTTGCGTGGTTAGCTACCTCATTTTTATTACCAACAAAAACTAGGGAAATAGCCACAGAGCGATCGCCACAAACATTACAAGAAGCAGTTTATTTACCTTTTCAAGAATTTTTTCAGCGTCAAGGACTTGGCGCAGGAATTCTAATTCTACTATTTATCTTGCTTTATAAGTTGGGAGATGCCTTAGTAGGAAATATGGCAAATCCATTTTTAGTAGATTTAGGTTTTAGTAAAAGCGCAATTGGCGCAATTCAAGGAGGAATGGGATTTTTAGCCACAACTGTAGGAGTATTAATTGGTGGAGTTATTTTAACCAAAATTGGAATAAATCGTGCCTTGTGGGGATTTGGAATTCTGCAACTGATGAGTAATTTAGGCTATTATGCCCTAGCGATCGCGGGAAAAAATAGCTCGTTACTAGTCATAGCAATTAATATTGAAAATTTCTGTGCTGGCTTAGTCACAGTCGTAACTGTTGCTTACCTAATGAGCCTGTGCGATCGCCGCTTTACCACAACTCAATTTGCCTTATTTTCGAGTTTAATGGCAATGAGTAGAGATATTTTAGCTGGACCTGCTGGGGAAATTGCCAAAGCAACAGGTTGGGCAACATTCTTTTTACTGACAATAGTTGCTGCCATACCAGGACTGTTACTTTTACCTATCGTTGCCCCTTGGAACTCGAAGTATATATTACCTAGACCAGGACTAGATGAAGAAGACTGGCAACAGTTGTAGGATAAAAAGAAGACAAGAGAGATTAGCTTCTCAGTTTATCTCTTCCCTGCTCCCTGCTCTCTGCTCCCTGCTCCCTAAAAAAAATGGCTATCTTCCGTCAATACATCGCCCCGTTATTAGTCGTACTCGTATTCTTAATTGCTTTAGTTGCAGTCAGCGCCCGTATATTCATTCCGGCTGATATGGCTGCACCCGCGCCGACTCAAGAAGTCAATTCCCAGCCAGATAATGCCCAAGTTAATTTTACAAACGCGATCGCCAATGGATTCGGATGCGTTAGCGAAACGCGAGCGTAGTTATCGCCCCTTGCCTAGTTTGAAGTGACTCAACAGCTACTACCAGGCTACTCAATCCATTCTGGCACTAACCAGGATCGATCGTTGCTGATCCAATTCATGCAGCAGAGTTACCGAGAAATCTTTCCCGAACAAAACTTTGCTCATCTCACCCGCACCGTCGAGCAATATTTTTCTAGAGATACACCTTTATGGTGGGTGACTGAAGGGAGCAGGGACGAGCTGGGAGCAGAGAGTAGTGAAGAACTTACCTTTTCTCACGCACCACACACCACACACCACGCACCACTCAAAGTCGCTTGCTTGTGGGTAGGAAATGCCGTAGATCAAGTTAAAGGCGATCGCCATACATATATATTCTTACTCTACGTCAAACCAGAACATAGACAACGAGGTATCGGTAAAGCATTGATGAGATATCTTGAAGATTGGGCGCGGACAAAAGGCGATCGGCAAATTGGTCTACAAGTCTTCCAATCTAATACCCTAGCCCTAGATCTATACCACAAACTAGGCTATCAAATTCAGTCCCATTGGATGATCAAAACACTCGAGGAAGGGAGCAGGGAGCAGGGAACAGGGAGCAGGGAAGAATAACCAAATACCAATACCCATTACTCATTACCACATCTGCGATCGATAATTCTTGTCAATCTCACACCAGCCAGATCCTCAAACTGCCAGACAACCTTTAACCTAGTAAAAGCCATATTACTAAAAAACCTCATGGTAGAAGCAATTCTAGAGCGATCGCGCCAACTCAAACAAGACTTAACCGATTTCGTCCTCGATGCAGAAGGAGAACTCGCTGAGGCTTTAGAGGCTTATGCTGCTGCCAATGCGCGTAAAGATCGCTATGATGCGGTTCAGCAAGAAATAGTCATTGATACATTTATTACTGAAGGACAGGTTGGCGACAAAACACCTATAGACTTATTTATCGA from Chroococcidiopsis sp. SAG 2025 harbors:
- a CDS encoding Gfo/Idh/MocA family oxidoreductase produces the protein MLDDQIQIGIVGTGYAAKLRAESFGQDERSRVVAITGHTPEKTATFSQTYQAQAVDSWQQLVAREDIDLVVICTINSDHGAIAKAALQNHKHVVVEYPLALDVAEAEEIIALAKTQNRLLHVEHIELLGGLHQALKQYLPQVGSPFYARYSTMNPQRPAPRRWTYNQEMFGFPLCGALSRIHRLTDLFGTVETISCQNRYWGTDPESFFQVCLCTAQIRFTSGAIAEVSYGKGETLWQNERKFEVHADRGGLIFDKDDGVLIQAEETTKIDIGSRRGLFAKDTGMVLDRLHTGAPLYVSPTESLYALKVADAARRSAQTKETIAM
- a CDS encoding AmpG family muropeptide MFS transporter — encoded protein: MTAMRSLLQVFQSRKMAALLLLGFASGLPLFLTSRTLQIWMKESNIDLGVIGWFSLVALPYSLKFLWSPVLDRFVPPFLGRRRGWLAITQVGLIVAIAALALQQPTQDVRGLNLLAITALIVSFFSATQDIVGDAYRTDVLKPQELETGASVWVLGYRMALLVTSFLALVLADYLPWQIVYLLMAALMGVGLFTTFWSPQPENDILEERSPPTVKDIVFLIGGGLLISGLLLAVGTGYLPLPIFYWIVAALIVAWLATSFLLPTKTREIATERSPQTLQEAVYLPFQEFFQRQGLGAGILILLFILLYKLGDALVGNMANPFLVDLGFSKSAIGAIQGGMGFLATTVGVLIGGVILTKIGINRALWGFGILQLMSNLGYYALAIAGKNSSLLVIAINIENFCAGLVTVVTVAYLMSLCDRRFTTTQFALFSSLMAMSRDILAGPAGEIAKATGWATFFLLTIVAAIPGLLLLPIVAPWNSKYILPRPGLDEEDWQQL
- a CDS encoding GNAT family N-acetyltransferase, with amino-acid sequence MTQQLLPGYSIHSGTNQDRSLLIQFMQQSYREIFPEQNFAHLTRTVEQYFSRDTPLWWVTEGSRDELGAESSEELTFSHAPHTTHHAPLKVACLWVGNAVDQVKGDRHTYIFLLYVKPEHRQRGIGKALMRYLEDWARTKGDRQIGLQVFQSNTLALDLYHKLGYQIQSHWMIKTLEEGSREQGTGSREE